In Felis catus isolate Fca126 chromosome A2, F.catus_Fca126_mat1.0, whole genome shotgun sequence, the following proteins share a genomic window:
- the ALKBH7 gene encoding alpha-ketoglutarate-dependent dioxygenase alkB homolog 7, mitochondrial gives MAASGRLALGTLPRSSWVRGSGPAVLSRLRDAALVRPGFLSTAEEETLSRELEPELRRRRYEYDHWDAAIHGFRETEKSRWSEASRAILQRVQAAAFSPGQTLLSSVHVLDLEPRGYIKPHVDSIKFCGATIAGLSLLSPSVMRLVHTQEPGEWLELLLEPGSLYILRGSARYDFSHEILRDEESFFGGRRVPRGRRISVICRSLPERMGPGEPGQPPPAC, from the exons ATGGCCGCAAGTGGCCGCCTGGCGCTGGGGACCCTTCCCCGGTCCAGCTGGGTGCGGGGCTCGGGCCCAGCCGTACTAAGCCGCCTTCGGGACGCGGCCCTGGTGCGGCCCGGCTTCTTGAGCACGGCCGAGGAGGAGACACTGAGCCGCGAGCTGGAGCCCGAGCTGCGCCGCCGCCGCTACGAATACGATCACTGGGACGCG GCCATCCACGGCTTCCGAGAGACAGAAAAGTCACGCTGGTCAGAGGCCAGCCGGGCCATCCTGCAGCGTGTGCAAGCGGCCGCCTTTAGCCCTGGCCAGACCCTGCTGTCCTCGGTGCATGTGCTGGACCTGGAACCTCGGGGCTACATCAAGCCACATGTGGACAGCATCAAG TTCTGTGGAGCCACCATCGCTGGCCTATCCCTACTATCTCCCAGCGTCATGCGGCTGGTGCACACCCAGGAGCCGGGGGAGTGGCTGGAACTCTTGCTGGAGCCAGGCTCCCTCTACATCCTTAG GGGCTCGGCCCGTTATGACTTCTCCCATGAGATTCTTCGGGATGAAGAGTCCTTTTTCGGGGGGCGTCGGGTTCCCCGGGGCCGACGCATCTCTGTGATCTGCCGCTCCCTCCCTGAGAGGATGGGACCAGGTGAGCCTGGGCAGCCCCCCCCAGCCTGCTGA
- the PSPN gene encoding persephin: protein MATGRVLLCSLLLLSLQPGLGRGPEPPGPRTTPPLLPAQTLLTVSCPSSPAGARLRRALASPCQLWSLPLPVAELGLGYASEETVIFRYCAGSCPRGARTQHGLTLARLRGQGRAHGGPCCQPTRYTDVAFLDDRHRWQRLPQLSAAACSCGG from the exons ATGGCCACAGGAAGAGTCCTACTCTGCTCTCTGCTGCTCCTGTCGCTGCAGCCGGGCCTCGGCAGGGGCCCTG AACCCCCCGGACCCCGCACGactcccccactcctccctgctCAGACCCTGCTCACTGTCAGCTGCCCCTCGTCCCCTGCAGGTGCCCGCCTGCGCAGAGCCCTGGCCAGCCCGTGCCAGCTGTGGAGCCTGCCCCTACCTGTGGCCGAGCTGGGTCTGGGCTACGCTTCCGAGGAGACGGTCATCTTCCGCTACTGTGCAGGCAGCTGCCCCCGCGGTGCCCGCACCCAGCACGGCCTGACGCTGGCCCGGCTGCggggccagggcagagcccacggCGGGCCCTGCTGCCAGCCCACCCGCTACACCGACGTGGCCTTTCTCGATGACCGCCACCGCTGGCAGCGGCTGCCCCAGCTCTCGGCGGCTGCCTGCAGCTGCGGCGGCTAA
- the CLPP gene encoding ATP-dependent Clp protease proteolytic subunit, mitochondrial, translating to MWPGILVGGARVAAGGCPALGPRLAARFPPHRTPKTGLALQRSLHATAARALPLIPIVVEQTGRGERAYDIYSRLLRERIVCVMGPIDDSVASLVIAQLLFLQSESNKKPIHMYINSPGGMVTSGLAIYDTMQYILNPICTWCVGQAASMGSLLLAAGTPGMRHSLPNSRIMIHQPSGGARGQATDIAIQAEEIMKLKKQLYSIYAKHTKQSLQVIESAMERDRYMSPMEAQEFGILDKVLVHPPQDGEDEPELVQKEPVAAAATAEPAPASV from the exons ATGTGGCCGGGAATATTGGTTGGGGGGGCCCGGGTGGCGGCAGGTGGTTGCCCCGCGCTGGGGCCTCGCCTCGCCGCCCGCTTCCCCCCGCATCGGACGCCCAAGACCGGCCTGGCCCTGCAGCGGAGCCTGCACGCGACGGCGGCCCGGGCTCTCCCGCTCATTCCCATCGTGGTGGAGCAGACG ggTCGCGGCGAGCGCGCCTATGACATCTACTCGCGGCTGCTGCGGGAGCGCATCGTGTGTGTCATGGGTCCG ATCGATGACAGCGTGGCCAGCCTGGTTATTGCGCAGCTGCTGTTCCTGCAGTCCGAGAGCAACAAGAAGCCCATCCACATGTACATCAACAGCCCTG gtgGCATGGTGACCTCGGGCCTGGCCATCTACGACACGATGCAGTACATCCTGAACCCCATCTGCACATGGTGCGTGGGCCAGGCCGCCAGCATGGGCTCCCTGCTTCTGGCCGCTGGCACCCCGGGCATGCGCCACTCGCTTCCCAACTCCCGCATCATGATCCACCAGCCgtctgggggcgcccgg GGCCAAGCCACAGACATCGCCATCCAGGCGGAGGAGATCATGAAACTCAAGAAGCAGCTCTACAGTATCTATGCCAAGCACACCAAACAGAGCCTGCAGGTGATTG AGTCGGCCATGGAGCGGGACCGTTACATGAGCCCCATGGAGGCCCAGGAGTTTGGAATCTTAGACAAGGTTCTGGTCCACCCTCCCCAGGACGGTGAGGATGAGCCTGAGCTGGTGCAAAAGGAGCCTGTGGCGGCCGCGGCCACAGCAGAACCTGCCCCAGCAAGCGTCTGA